A window from Engraulis encrasicolus isolate BLACKSEA-1 chromosome 13, IST_EnEncr_1.0, whole genome shotgun sequence encodes these proteins:
- the LOC134461454 gene encoding aquaporin-8-like, whose translation MSPLAAAKETHELSDSKPTRAGAGERGPRWARTKYDRYLLPCVAEFFGTALFVFSGCASVIENSPGTGSLQPAVAHGLALSISIAITAGISGGHMNPAVTLGVTVAGGLNAMLLVPYWLAQFCGAMAGAGLARFYGAMSGAGLARAVASSHESYVNASGGAFNAIQGNHQVGAAIIAELVMTFYLVLAVCLSAVNHQSKTPLAPFCIGLTLCVGILGAGAVSGACLNPARAFGPAVAANYWSYHWVYWVAPLGAGLLVGVVLRTLLGDTRTRLTFRKLEASSH comes from the exons aTGTCTCCCCTCGCTGCAGCCAAAGAGACCCATGAGCTGTCTGACTCCAAGCCCACCAGAGCAGGGGCAGGCGAGCGGGGACCCcg GTGGGCTCGCACGAAGTACGACCGCTACCTGCTGCCGTGTGTGGCCGAGTTCTTCGGCACGGCCCTCTTCGTCTTCTCTGGGTGCGCCTCGGTCATCGAGAACTCGCCCGGCACGGGAAGCCTGCAGCCCGCCGTGGCCCACGGCCTCGCCCTCTCCATATCCATCGCCATCACCGCAGGCATCAG CGGCGGCCACATGAACCCGGCCGTGACCCTCGGGGTCACCGTGGCAGGAGGCCTGAACGCCATGCTGCTGGTGCCCTATTGGCTCGCCCAGTTCTGTGGGGCCATGGCTGGAGCCGGCCTCGCCAGG TTCTATGGAGCCATGTCTGGAGCCGGCCTCGCCAGG GCTGTGGCGTCGTCTCACGAGAGCTACGTGAACGCGTCGGGCGGAGCCTTCAACGCCATCCAGGGTAACCACCAGGTGGGCGCAGCTATCATTGCAGAGCTGGTGATGACCTTCTACCTAGTGCTGGCCGTCTGTCTGAGCGCCGTCAACCACCAGAGTAAAACGCCCCTCGCACCCTTCTGCATTGGGCTCACACTCTGCGTTGGCATCCTCGGAGC tggTGCGGTGTCCGGTGCGTGTCTGAACCCTGCGCGTGCGTTCGGCCCGGCGGTGGCAGCTAACTACTGGTCCTACCACTGGGTGTACTGGGTGGCTCCACTGGGGGCGGGCCTACTAGTGGGCGTCGTGCTCAG GACCCTGTTGGGTGATACGCGGACAAGACTGACGTTCCGCAAGCTGGAGGCGTCTTCACATTGA